The Synchiropus splendidus isolate RoL2022-P1 chromosome 1, RoL_Sspl_1.0, whole genome shotgun sequence genome includes a window with the following:
- the lepr gene encoding leptin receptor, translated as MVRCLMLLLLVHVVLVFHGSICVDQVAIDLPWQDQLCCHSTPVHPGVEAEGSSAEMKRSESDLPHRPHCMFSRSTSPVLEQNASVCVNVLCFIEENWEYLTCHRQSLISSGNLSITAVAVHLQWLKSPVNASGNAEYAFNHPVRCASEESLPCSLASDTMASVAMVTFSVFNETTKTVLLNFPARPAKPSAPINLSYNQTVEAMLFLLWEVPDYSDYGLLKYQVRFAVNASLPVWQVINATLDKPQLVLDLKPKLPYTVQVRCSTMAEPPMWSDWSDCLHIFLDTVSYIPEKIVAQPGQNVTVYCLFNDHNSDASGAMWTLNHQQHLHRSQYHQINQWVSQITVRPSENGMYDLLQCTQEWTIPYSQIYVEGASIDIKCVTNGDIDAMDCSWTTTQLTTPIFRSRWADMLCDEMKALEGAGVVVGSTGPVCHPSWSGHCTIRPLRMNCYKLWLEIESEFGPIRSKAVYLSPADHIKAHPPTNIKALSRGSGVLKVTWDPPRLPVNGLQCQLRLLLPSAARAQPEWKVYSPLSDSWMEVAIPDMCWVYSVQVRCVHAYGSGYWGDWSELVYSMPENSRAPERGPDFWRILQKDQQRTTTNVTLLFKPIQAAGRSYCIDGFIVHRQLAGGGVNRDRIKVVSSYSFEWNHDVQTVTVEAFNNKGSSADNIQMTLERQPKRRCVRSFHALIINSTCVSLLWTLLDNSSVPLSMMVQWSSPKQQDHHKGEAHIMWARVPYTDRTVYLKGDFYGFEETGFQLFPVFADGEGKSVYTVASKGEPAPYVMLMIVSLISIVLFVSLILSQNKMKRFVWKEVPNPNKCSWARGLDFKRVDTFNQVFQASDGLPAWPLLLPPEHISQVCIVDKMDHSAFTPPAPISLNCEPAIEPVIVVSPSMDSESLLHATVDQSSVTYASVLLADPHQYHIQYKDGSGSSDEGNYSANNSDISGLWELSEPRRSCSLNSMDEFYEVSEPENDSSDVIELKYLSLNSPEGDEEITDAELLKNLAPCLEHELIRGDGLQLYMPQFRTAH; from the exons AT ggTTCGGTGTTTGATGTTGCTGCTCCTGGTGCACGTCGTTCTGGTGTTTCACG GCTCGATCTGTGTGGATCAAGTTGCCATAGACCTCCCGTGGCAGGACCAGTTATGCTGTCACTCAACACCTGTTCACCCTGGTGTGGAGGCAGAGGGCAGTTCTGCAGAGATGAAGCGCTCTGAATCTGACCTCCCACACCGGCCCCACTGCATGTTCTCCCGCTCAACAAGTCCTGTGCTAGAGCAAAATG CAAGTGTCTGCGTGAACGTGCTGTGCTTCATTGAGGAAAACTGGGAGTACTTAACTTGCCATCGTCAGTCTCTCATCTCATCAGGAAACCTGTCTATTACTGCTGTGGCAGTTCACCTTCAATGGCTGAA gTCCCCAGTTAATGCGTCAGGGAATGCTGAGTATGCGTTTAATCATCCTGTCCGTTGTGCATCCGAGGAATCCCTCCCATGTTCTCTTGCTTCTGATACTATGGcaagtgttgccatggtgaccttTAGTGTCTTCAATGAAACAACAAAGACAGTACTGCTCAACTTTCCAGCTAGGCCAG CAAAGCCCAGCGCTCCCATCAACCTGTCTTACAATCAGACAGTTGAGGCAATGTTGTTCTTGCTGTGGGAGGTCCCGGACTACTCTGACTATGGCCTCCTCAAATACCAGGTCCGTTTCGCTGTGAATGCCAGTCTTCCAGTTTGGCAG GTTATTAACGCTACGCTTGACAAGCCTCAACTGGTTCTGGATCTGAAGCCAAAACTCCCTTACACAGTACAGGTGCGCTGCTCCACCATGGCTGAGCCCCCGATGTGGAGCGACTGGAGCGACTGCCTACACATCTTCCTTGATA CTGTGAGTTACATCCCTGAGAAAATTGTTGCACAACCGGGGCAGAATGTCACAGTGTACTGCCTGTTCAACGACCACAACTCTGATGCCAGTGGGGCTATGTGGACTTTGAACCACCAGCAGCACCTTCATCGTAGCCAGTACCACCAGATCAACCAGTGG GTCAGCCAGATCACCGTAAGACCCTCAGAGAATGGAATGTACGACCTGTTGCAGTGTACACAGGAGTGGACCATCCCCTACAGCCAGATCTATGTAGaag GAGCTTCTATTGACATAAAATGTGTAACAAATGGGGATATTGATGCTATGGACTGTAGCTGGACCACCACCCAGCTGACCACACCCATATTTAGGTCAAG ATGGGCTGACATGCTGTGTGATGAGATGAAGGCGCTGGAGGGAGCCGGGGTGGTTGTTGGCAGCACCGGTCCAGTTTGCCATCCGAGCTGGTCTGGACACTGCACCATCCGACCTCTGAGGATGAACTGCTACAAGCTCTGGTTGGAGATCGAATCAGAATTTGGTCCCATCAGATCCAAAGCTGTCTACTTGTCTCCAGCAGACCACA TTAAAGCCCACCcaccaacaaacatcaaagctCTGAGTCGGGGCAGTGGGGTCCTGAAGGTTACATGGGATCCACCAAGGCTTCCTGTGAACGGACTCCAATGTCAGCTCCGTCTACTCTTGCCATCTGCAGCCAGAGCTCAGCCGGAATGGAAG GTTTATAGTCCATTAAGCGACTCCTGGATGGAGGTTGCGATTCCAGACATGTGCTGGGTCTACAGCGTGCAGGTCCGCTGTGTACACGCCTATGGCTCTGGCTACTGGGGCGACTGGAGCGAGCTGGTGTACTCCATGCCTGAAAATAGTCGAG CTCCAGAACGTGGACCTGATTTCTGGAGGATTCTTCAGAAAGATCAGCAGAGAACCACAACCAATGTTACTCTACTTTTTAAG CCAATCCAAGCAGCAGGCCGTTCTTACTGCATTGATGGATTCATAGTTCATCGACAGCTGGCTGGTGGTGGTGTGAACAGAGATCGTATCAAAGTGGTGTCCTCGTACAGTTTCGAGTGGAACCATGATGTCCAGACTGTCACAGTGGAGGCCTTTAACAATAAGGGGAGCTCAGCAGACAACATTCAGATGACCCTGGAGAGACAACCCAAGC GTCGGTGTGTGCGTTCTTTCCACGCGCTGATCATCAACAGCACGTGTGTGTCCCTGCTCTGGACTCTGCTAGACAACAGCTCTGTTCCTCTTTCCATGATGGTCCAGTGGTCTTCTCCAAAGCAGCAGGATCATCATAAGGGTGAAGCTCACATCATGTGGGCCAGAGTTCCTTACACTGACCGTACCGTCTATCTCAAAG GAGATTTCTATGGCTTTGAGGAGACGGGCTTTCAGTTGTTCCCAGTCTTTGCTGATGGAGAAGGAAAGTCCGTCTATACCGTCG CCTCTAAAGGAGAGCCGGCACCCTACGTTATGCTGATGATCGTTTCTCTCATCTCCATCGTTCTGTTCGTGTCGCTGATCCTGTCACAGAACAA AATGAAGAGGTTTGTGTGGAAGGAAGTGCCAAACCCAAACAAGTGTTCCTGGGCCAGAGGACTGGACTTCAAGAGG GTCGACACCTTTAATCAGGTGTTCCAGGCATCGGACGGTCTTCCTGCCTGGCcactgctgctgccacctgagCACATCTCTCAGGTGTGCATCGTGGACAAGATGGACCACAGCGCTTTCACTCCACCTGCACCTATCTCACTGAATTGTGAACCAGCAATTGAACCAGTCATAGTTGTCTCTCCGTCAATGGACAGTGAGAGCCTGCTCCATGCCACCGTCGACCAGTCTTCGGTCACGTACGCCTCCGTGTTACTTGCTGATCCGCACCAATATCACATCCAGTACAAAGACGGGAGCGGCTCCAGCGACGAGGGAAACTACTCCGCCAACAACTCGGACATCTCCGGCCTGTGGGAGCTGAGCGAACCACGGCGGTCCTGCTCTTTGAACTCCATGGACGAGTTCTACGAAGTGTCCGAACCGGAAAACGACAGCTCCGACGTCATAGAGCTGAAATACTTGAGTCTGAACTCTCCAGAGGGGGATGAAGAGATCACGGATGCAGAGCTGCTAAAAAACTTAGCACCTTGCCTTGAACACGAGTTGATACGCGGCGATGGCTTGCAGCTCTACATGCCTCAGTTCAGAACTGCTCATTAA